The stretch of DNA GAGCTTCAGGTCGCGCTCGTACTCCACATAGAGCTCCCACACGAGACGCTCGAGCTCCGCGTCGGGAGCCACCACCGGCAGACCCATCTCGATGGCCTCATTGCGACCGATGGCGTGGCCGTGGGCGTAGGTGCGCTCGGCCAGCGTATCGATCAGCAGATGGTTGCGTTGATCGTCGAAGGGCAGCTCACGACTCTCGAGCAGCTTTTCGGCGACCGAGCGGATGTGCGAGTGCGTGCGGTAGATATTGCCGAGAATCAGTGGTCCCGGGTACTCGTTGAGAGCAGCCAACGCCGAGGCAAGGCCGTCTTGATCGGTGATGCCGGCCTTGTCGCGCACGAAGGTGACGTAGCCCATCACGTCCTCGACGTTGATGCGGTCGTCGATCACCGTGCCACCGGCGCCCTGGCGCTGGACGCCGAGAGCTGGGTCGATAGGTCCGAGCTCGCCTTTGCGGCCGAGGAGGATCTCATCGGCGCCGAGGGCGATCATCGTTGCTGCGCTCTGAGCACGGAACGGAACGACAACGGCGAAGCCGACGGCCACGGCGCGAATCATGCTGACGATGCGCCAGGGAGCATCCACAGCGCCGCCGCGGCTGTAGAGAAAGAGGTCGACCTGCGGCAGCTCTCCCGGCGGCGTGCCTCCATCGTCGCCGAGGGCGAGCAAGTGCTCATACATGGGACGCACGACGCTCTCGTCGATCTGACCCTCGCAGTTGTTGCGGTCGCTGGTCACATAGACGATCACCTTTGAGCCGCGACGTGCTTCGATCTCCCGGATGAGCTGCGTCCTGCGTGCGCGATCGTCGAGCATCTGGCCTCCTCCGGAGCGTGATGACATGGCGCGGCGCGTCGACGGGAGCCTATCACCGCCGCTCTGCACGTCCTCGGCAAGCGACCCGATCGCGTCCGCCACGTTCAACGTCGAAGAAGGCGCGAAACTTGACGCACGGCCCCCGCCGCACCGGCGTTGTTTCCCTCCTGGTCTCGGCGTACAGTCGATGCGGCGAAAGGAACCGGTGAGAGCGCCAGCAACGACGTGTAGTAGAGACGTGCGGCGATCGGCCGCAGCACAAGCACATTTCGCCGCGGGCTTCGCCGCCGCGTCGAGTTCCGCCACGGCAGGTAGCTAGACCATGGCGCGCTGGGGCAAGCCGAGGTCGCGGAGCACGCCCTGGCTGCGTAGCGCCGGCGCCTTGAGCTTCATCGCCGGCGCCGCCGCCCTTCTGGGCATCATCACCGCCGAGGCGCTCTACCCTGACGGCTATAGTACCGGCGCCAGCATGATCAGCGACCTCGGCGGCACGGAGCCGCCGAACAGCATCGTCGTCGAGCCCTCGGCAACTATCTTCGACACGACGATGATGTCCACAGGCCTGCTGGTGATCGTCGCCGCCGTGCTCCTCTACGTGGCTCGGCGCCGACTCACGCTCGTCGTGCCCATCGCCGTGTTCGGCCTGGGAGCCTTCGGCGTCGGCGCCTTCCCCGGCAGCACAGGGCTGCCGCACAACATCTTCGCCCTCACCACGTTCTTCGCCGGCGGCGTCGCGGCAGTCTTCTCGGCCGGCATCCTGAAGGGACCGTTCCGCGTGCTCGCGCTCGTCCTCGGCGCCGTCTCGCTGGTCAATCTCATCGCCTACTTCATCCTGCAGGAGCGCTGGTTCGTCGCGGACTTGGGGCTCGGCGGGTTGGAACGCTGGATCGCCTACCCCATCGTGGTCTGGCTGCTCGGATTCGGGGGCTACTTGATGGCGGGCCCGCCGGCCGACGAGCGCTGACGGCGACCGTCACGGCTACGCGTACGCAATCACGAACGTGCGTCGAAACGGAAACAGCACGCGGCCGTCGGCACGGAACTCGTAAGCCTCGGCCACACGGCCGCGGAGCCGCATCAAGAATTCCTCGGACTCCGCACCAGGCTCGAGAGCGTCCAAGAACGGCCGCAGACCGGTCGCCGACATCCAGTCCACGATCGCCGACGGCGAGGCGAGCACGTGCATGTACTCCGTCTCCCAGACGTCGACCATGCCGGCGGAGGGGGCCAGGCAATCGTAATAGAAATCCGGCGACTCGAGGGTGAGCGCACTAAGCGCGCCCGACATGCGCGTCGCCCACGGGCCCCCTTGCGCGATCTCGTGGATCAGCGTGCGCACCCGCGCGTAGGTGGCGCTGGGCACCTGAAAGGCAAGGGCGCCACCCGCCGCCACATAGCCGAAGAGGCGCTTCACCAACCGATCGTGGTCTGGGACCCACTGCAGCGCCGCGTTCGAGAAGACGACGTCGTATGGCTCTGCCGGTGCCCACGTCTCGATGCTGCCGAGTTGCCATTCCCGCTCCGCGTACTGCGCCCGCGCGCTGGCGATCATCGCCGGAGAGCTGTCGAGACCTACCACGTGTGCCTCCGGCCAGCGCCGGCACAAGACCTCGGTACTGTTGCCCGGACCGCAGCCGAGATCGATGATCCGTCGTGGCACGGCGACGGCGACTTGGGCGGCGAGATCCGTGGCCGGTCGCGTGCGTTCGTCGCCGTAGCGGAGGTAGCGGTCTGGTTCCCAGCGCGACATGGCATCATTGTAGAACTTGCGTTGCCAACCGCGGCGTCGTGCAATAGAAGCATCACATACTGGAGGAGCGATCGTGCGTCTCTTGGTGGTCGAGGACGTCGTCAAGCTTGCGGATGCGCTCAAGCGCGGACTTAGCGCCGAGGGCTACGCCGTCGACGTACTCCACGACGGAGCCGCCGCGCACCGCCGCTTCGCGGCCCATCGCGGCGCTGCGGCCGGCGCACCCTACGATCTACTCATTCTGGACGTCATGCTCCCCGGTGTGGACGGCCTGCAGATCTGCCGCGATCTCCGCGCCTGGGGATTCACGTTGCCGATCCTCATGCTCACTGCTCGCGACGCCGTAGACGATCGCGTCGCGGGACTCGACAGCGGGGCCGACGACTACCTCATCAAGCCTTTCGCCTTCGAGGAGTTGCTGGCCCGTATCCGCACCCTGCTGCGCCGGCCGCACCACGCAGACCCACCGCTTCTCGCTGCCGGCACGCTCGTCATGAATCCTGTCACGCGCGACGTCAAGCTAGAGGGCAAGCCGCTGACCCTGAGTCCCAAGGAGTATGGGCTGCTCCACATCTTCCTCCGTCATCAAGGCGAAGTCCTCAGCCGCGATTGGATTCTCGAGCACCTCTGGGACGAGGAGTACAGCTCCGTCTCCAATACCGTCGATGTCTACGTCGCTCGTCTGCGCCGAAAGGTCGACCTCCCGGGTGAGCCGAGCCGTTTCGAGACGGTGCGCGGTGCGGGGTACAGGATGCGGGCATGACTGAACGGCGCGGAGACGCAGACGTCGTCGCACGAGCCTATCTGCGACTGACGCTTGTCTTCGTCGGCATGATCATCGCGATCGTCGCCGTCTCGTCGACGTTCCTCTTCGCCAGCGTGCAGAGCCAACTGCGCGAGGCGACGGAGCACGCCTACGAGTCGGAGAACGACGCGAACGAGTATCTGGCCGGCGCTCTCTCGGACTTCGGCCTCCGACTCGTGCTCATGGATGCGATCGTCATCGCGGCAGTAGGAATCGGCGGCCTGGTGTACGCGCGCCGCGCACTGCGACCGATCCGCGAGAACATCGCTGCTCAGCGCCGCTTCATCGCCGACGCCTCACACGACTTACGTACGCCGCTGGCGGTGCTGCGCACGGACTTCGAAGTGGCGCTGCGCGACCCGCGTCTGGCCGGCGACGTGCGCCCGCTCATCGAGAGCGGCCTGGAGGAGGTCGAGAATATGACGGTCATGGTGGACGACCTCCTGACGCTCTCGCGCATCGACGCTCGCCAGGAGCGCCTCACCCTCGAGAGCGTCGACGTAGCCGCACTGGCGCGCCAGTCGGTGGAGAAACTGCAGGGACTCGCGGCGGCGACCGGAGTCTTGCTCCCCACGCCGGCCGCCACCACGCCGGTTCGGGCCACAGCCGACGTAGCTCACCTGCGGCGAGCGTTCACCAACGTCGTACGCAATGCGTTGCAGCACTCCCCCGCCGGCGCGACCGTTGAGGTGAGCGTGCAGCGTTCCGGTGAAGGCGTAGAGATCGTGGTCGTCGACCACGGCGCCGGGATGCCGCCGGACGTGCTCGCGCACGCCTTCGACCGCTTCTATCGCGCCGACGCGTCGCGCGCGAGTTCCGGCGAGAGCTTCGGGCTAGGACTCGCAATCGCTTACTGGGCGCTGACCGAGATGGGGGGCGCCATCACGCTGGAGAGTCGCGTCGGCGTCGGCACGACCGCTACGCTGAGGCTGCCATCGGCTCTGCCGGGGCCGGCAGCGTCAGAGGAAACCCGGCCGACGCTCTGACCACGCCCTCCACGTCGACGACGAGGGCGTGGTAGCCGCGCAGCGTCCCGATGCGATCGAGCAACCGGCCGTCCGAGACGAAGACCGCCGTCGCCAGCGCATCGCTGAAGGCAAGATCGCGGCCGATGACCGTGGCCGACGCGAGGCGTGTCGCCGGTCGGCCACGCTTCGGATCGAGGAGATGCGCGCCGCGCTCGTAGTTGCCCGAAGTCGCCACGGCGCCGTCACCGTCGATCTCAACCGTGATCAACGAACGCTCGGCCGAGACGTGATCGCGGACGGCGATGCGCCACGCCTGGCCGTCCTCCGGATGGCCGTACACACCTATGTCCCCGCCGGCGTTGATGAGCGCCCCCGGCACACCGCTCGTCTTCAACACGGCGAGCGCCCTCTGTGCCGCCCAGCCCTTGACGATGCCCGTAGGATCGACGCCGCCGGGCATGCTCCACGGGTCGAACCAACCGTCCGTCACCTCGCGAACGAGGCGACTCAGCTCAAGTACCTCCGCTACCTCGGGTGGCGCCTCCTCAAGCTCGATCTCGCCGCGCCGCAGGCGGCTCATCGGGCTCTGCGGCTTGAAGGTGCTGAACACCTCGTCGGCCCAAGTCATCTCGGCTTGGGCGCGCGCCAACGCCGTCCGCGCGCGCCGCTCCGCATCTGTATCAGTCGTCTCCGGACTCGTGCTCTCGGTCGGGACCCGAAGGAGATATGACACCACTGTTCCCATTACCTGTTGCGAGGCTCGCATTGGGTCCTCCCTTGAACTGATCGAGAGCGGCCTGAAGAGACCGCGCATACGACTGCACGGTGTACGTTGCCCCCGAGATCGCATGTAGCGGACCGCCGTTGGTGGCCACGGTGTCCGAGAGCAACTGCGGGATCACGTTGTTGGCGATCTGCTGCGACTGAGGGCCGTGCAGATTCATCTGTGCCATGCTGACGCCGACGATCTTGCCGTTCGCGGCGGTCACCTGCACCTGGATGTCGCCCAGCCCTCCGGACAGCGTCTCGTCGCTGCCCACCACGGTCTGGGCGCCGGCAACGTTCGTATCGCCGGCGGAGAGAGCAGCATTTTGCGCCTCGATCGGCTTCGGCTTGTAGCTCACGACCAGGACCAAGCCGACGACTGTAGCGACGATGACGACGATTGCACGTTTCATGGTGCTGGCCTCCCGGCGTCAGAACGCGAACTTCTCATAGTGGATGCGCGAACCTGGGACTCCCAGAGAACGGGCGGCCGCACGCAGACTCCGCATGAATCCGGGCGGCCCGCACATGTAGAGGTCGCGCTGCGCGATGTCGGGGACGAGCTCGCGCAGCCGCCTCCCGTCAAGAGCAACGTGCGGATGCGCCCCGATCACCTCGTGCAGACTCCCGCCGCGATCGCTCACCAGCGCCTCGACCTCATCGCGTAGCGCGAGATCCGAGCCCTGGACGGAACGCAGAATCGCGACCACATCGACATGCGCGGGCAGATCCTCGAGGAGGGTACGCACCGGCGTCACGCCCACGCCGGCGGCGACGAGCAGTACGCGATCGGTCTTGCGCGCGTTGCCGGTGAACGCTCCGTACGGACCTTCGATCGCAACTCGCGTGCCGACCTCGAGACTCGCCAGAGAGCCGCTGTGATCACCGAGTTGCTTCACCGTGATGCGAACAGTGTCGTCGCTCGGCAACGCCGACAGCGAGTACGGATGCGCCTGCCACCACAGACCGGGACTCAAGAACCGCCACAACATGAACTGACCGCCGCGCGCCGAGAGCCGCTTGAGATGGCGCCCGTGCATGACCACCGAGACAACCCCGGGCGCCTCTTCGACCACCGCCGCGACGCGCAGATCGTGGTACGCGCTACGAACCAGCGGCACCACCCAGCGATTGACGATGACGAGCCCGGCCGTCGCCGCCCAGAGCGCGATCCAGAACCAGCGCGCAACAGGGTGGTCGATGAACGGCGCGCCGTTGCTGAGCTGGTGTGTGAACGCAAGGGCGGCGCCGATGTACATGTAGAGGTGGATTGCCCACCACGTCTCGTACTTGAGGCGACGCCGCACGGCGCGGTACGACACAACCGCAGCGGCAACGAGCAACGCGAATCCAGTCGCCGCCATGAGCATGCCCGGGTACGAGACGATCAGCACCCAGAGTTGATGCGGTAGACCGTTGCCCGTCTGCTGCGCGTAGCCGACGACGAGCGCCAGCACAT from Thermoleophilia bacterium encodes:
- a CDS encoding FAD:protein FMN transferase, which encodes MRASQQVMGTVVSYLLRVPTESTSPETTDTDAERRARTALARAQAEMTWADEVFSTFKPQSPMSRLRRGEIELEEAPPEVAEVLELSRLVREVTDGWFDPWSMPGGVDPTGIVKGWAAQRALAVLKTSGVPGALINAGGDIGVYGHPEDGQAWRIAVRDHVSAERSLITVEIDGDGAVATSGNYERGAHLLDPKRGRPATRLASATVIGRDLAFSDALATAVFVSDGRLLDRIGTLRGYHALVVDVEGVVRASAGFPLTLPAPAEPMAASA
- a CDS encoding ferredoxin reductase family protein yields the protein MKNAARSSTLLDAGRSARVRQILLAVLAAAGLVASVGLVAPVTDQGMLHAAGGTAVLLGRVAGLAGTYLMMITLVLIGRVPFVERVFGQDRLLKAHRWLGPAVLILLGTHVLALVVGYAQQTGNGLPHQLWVLIVSYPGMLMAATGFALLVAAAVVSYRAVRRRLKYETWWAIHLYMYIGAALAFTHQLSNGAPFIDHPVARWFWIALWAATAGLVIVNRWVVPLVRSAYHDLRVAAVVEEAPGVVSVVMHGRHLKRLSARGGQFMLWRFLSPGLWWQAHPYSLSALPSDDTVRITVKQLGDHSGSLASLEVGTRVAIEGPYGAFTGNARKTDRVLLVAAGVGVTPVRTLLEDLPAHVDVVAILRSVQGSDLALRDEVEALVSDRGGSLHEVIGAHPHVALDGRRLRELVPDIAQRDLYMCGPPGFMRSLRAAARSLGVPGSRIHYEKFAF
- a CDS encoding FMN-binding protein, encoding MKRAIVVIVATVVGLVLVVSYKPKPIEAQNAALSAGDTNVAGAQTVVGSDETLSGGLGDIQVQVTAANGKIVGVSMAQMNLHGPQSQQIANNVIPQLLSDTVATNGGPLHAISGATYTVQSYARSLQAALDQFKGGPNASLATGNGNSGVISPSGPDREHESGDD
- a CDS encoding methyltransferase domain-containing protein — its product is MSRWEPDRYLRYGDERTRPATDLAAQVAVAVPRRIIDLGCGPGNSTEVLCRRWPEAHVVGLDSSPAMIASARAQYAEREWQLGSIETWAPAEPYDVVFSNAALQWVPDHDRLVKRLFGYVAAGGALAFQVPSATYARVRTLIHEIAQGGPWATRMSGALSALTLESPDFYYDCLAPSAGMVDVWETEYMHVLASPSAIVDWMSATGLRPFLDALEPGAESEEFLMRLRGRVAEAYEFRADGRVLFPFRRTFVIAYA
- a CDS encoding response regulator transcription factor, with product MRLLVVEDVVKLADALKRGLSAEGYAVDVLHDGAAAHRRFAAHRGAAAGAPYDLLILDVMLPGVDGLQICRDLRAWGFTLPILMLTARDAVDDRVAGLDSGADDYLIKPFAFEELLARIRTLLRRPHHADPPLLAAGTLVMNPVTRDVKLEGKPLTLSPKEYGLLHIFLRHQGEVLSRDWILEHLWDEEYSSVSNTVDVYVARLRRKVDLPGEPSRFETVRGAGYRMRA
- a CDS encoding HAMP domain-containing sensor histidine kinase, coding for MTERRGDADVVARAYLRLTLVFVGMIIAIVAVSSTFLFASVQSQLREATEHAYESENDANEYLAGALSDFGLRLVLMDAIVIAAVGIGGLVYARRALRPIRENIAAQRRFIADASHDLRTPLAVLRTDFEVALRDPRLAGDVRPLIESGLEEVENMTVMVDDLLTLSRIDARQERLTLESVDVAALARQSVEKLQGLAAATGVLLPTPAATTPVRATADVAHLRRAFTNVVRNALQHSPAGATVEVSVQRSGEGVEIVVVDHGAGMPPDVLAHAFDRFYRADASRASSGESFGLGLAIAYWALTEMGGAITLESRVGVGTTATLRLPSALPGPAASEETRPTL
- a CDS encoding DUF998 domain-containing protein, with translation MARWGKPRSRSTPWLRSAGALSFIAGAAALLGIITAEALYPDGYSTGASMISDLGGTEPPNSIVVEPSATIFDTTMMSTGLLVIVAAVLLYVARRRLTLVVPIAVFGLGAFGVGAFPGSTGLPHNIFALTTFFAGGVAAVFSAGILKGPFRVLALVLGAVSLVNLIAYFILQERWFVADLGLGGLERWIAYPIVVWLLGFGGYLMAGPPADER